The following proteins come from a genomic window of Sorghum bicolor cultivar BTx623 chromosome 3, Sorghum_bicolor_NCBIv3, whole genome shotgun sequence:
- the LOC8060137 gene encoding 50S ribosomal protein L12, chloroplastic — MASTTLSSAFTLLSRPSTSPSPTASLPRSSLAVPHCRRGRRAVAAACTATESPKILELGDAIAGLTLEEARSLVDHLQERLGVTAAAFAPAAVVAAPAGAGAAEEEAPVEKTEFDVVIEEVPSSARIATIKVVRALTSLALKEAKDLIEGLPKKLKEAVSKDEAEDAKKQLEEVGAKISIV; from the coding sequence ATGGCGTCCACCACCCTCTCCTCCGCCTTCACCCTCCTCTCTCGCCCCTCCACCTCCCCTTCCCCCACCGCCTCGCTCCCGAGGTCCTCCCTCGCCGTGCCCCACTGCCGCCGGGGACgccgcgccgtcgccgccgcgtgCACCGCCACCGAGTCCCCCAAGATCTTGGAGCTTGGGGACGCCATCGCCGGGCTCACTCTCGAGGAGGCCCGCAGCCTTGTTGACCACCTCCAGGAGCGGCTCGGCGTCACCGCTGCGGCCTTCGCACCGGCCGCCGTCGTCGCGGCGCCTGCCGGCGCGGGGGCCGCCGAGGAGGAGGCCCCCGTCGAGAAGACGGAGTTCGACGTAGTAATTGAGGAGGTTCCCAGCAGCGCGCGTATCGCCACTATCAAGGTGGTGCGCGCGCTCACCAGCCTGGCGCTCAAGGAGGCCAAGGACCTTATCGAGGGCCTCCCCAAGAAGCTTAAGGAGGCCGTCAGCAAGGACGAGGCCGAGGACGCCAAGAAACAGCTCGAGGAGGTCGGCGCCAAGATATCTATCGTGTGA